A window of Gemmatimonadota bacterium contains these coding sequences:
- a CDS encoding peptidylprolyl isomerase, whose translation MRGMNAIRKTALLAILAAAGCDAGLGGDAIARAGDFRLQVEPVAQLLAPAEGIPVDSSVVQAVADFWIDYTLLAWMLNEEGEMDAVDLSTLIDQQRSRMVVGRLRDTVIQVDTSITDEELREIFEETRPADQVRARHVLLGFPENATPAQQDSVRNLAGQIRDRARAGENFATLAGEYSQDPGSGANGGDLGFFPRGAMVPPFDSAAFALGIGQVSDVVETDFGLHVIRVEERNSPAYDELGYDFRQQVHSELITEAETLFLDQVMASANVQIQEGAVARVRELTANPTVELSTQEAGRALVVHEGGTYTAADYRDFVLAQPMELRMQVEMALDEHLEGFLDDLVRDRLLVADAARRGIQVNALELAQIELEIKNQYASFGEALALGSIEPQGSESVRDAVSREVWSLLEGVVAGTRELLPLGALSVPLRNHYTAEISPEGVAAATARVGEMRSAPPEVVVPDIVPPPAQSSPGTEAPPAETTPGAGTPPAEPAPGAGGDAPGGQD comes from the coding sequence ATGCGTGGGATGAACGCGATCCGTAAGACTGCCCTCCTCGCCATTCTCGCCGCCGCCGGGTGCGACGCGGGACTCGGGGGCGACGCAATCGCGCGGGCTGGAGACTTCCGCCTCCAAGTGGAGCCGGTCGCGCAGCTCCTCGCGCCCGCGGAGGGAATCCCGGTGGATTCAAGCGTGGTTCAGGCCGTGGCGGACTTCTGGATCGATTACACCCTCCTCGCGTGGATGCTCAACGAAGAGGGGGAGATGGACGCCGTGGATCTTTCCACGCTGATCGACCAGCAGCGATCCCGCATGGTCGTGGGGCGCCTGCGCGATACGGTCATTCAGGTGGACACCTCGATCACGGACGAAGAGCTCCGGGAGATCTTCGAGGAGACCCGCCCCGCGGATCAGGTCCGTGCCCGCCACGTCCTCCTCGGCTTCCCGGAAAACGCCACGCCCGCCCAGCAGGACTCGGTGCGAAACCTGGCGGGCCAGATCCGCGACCGGGCGCGGGCGGGCGAGAACTTCGCGACGCTGGCGGGAGAGTATTCGCAGGATCCCGGGTCCGGGGCGAATGGGGGCGACCTCGGATTTTTCCCCCGGGGGGCGATGGTTCCCCCATTCGACTCGGCGGCCTTCGCGCTGGGGATCGGGCAAGTCAGCGACGTCGTCGAGACCGACTTCGGGCTTCACGTGATCCGAGTCGAGGAGAGGAACAGCCCCGCGTACGACGAGCTCGGTTACGATTTCCGCCAGCAGGTTCATTCCGAATTGATCACGGAGGCCGAGACCCTGTTCCTGGACCAGGTCATGGCGTCAGCGAACGTCCAGATCCAGGAGGGCGCGGTGGCCCGCGTCCGGGAGCTCACAGCGAATCCGACCGTCGAGTTAAGCACGCAGGAGGCGGGGCGTGCGCTGGTCGTGCATGAGGGCGGAACGTACACGGCCGCGGATTACCGCGACTTCGTCCTCGCTCAGCCGATGGAGCTCCGGATGCAGGTGGAAATGGCCCTCGACGAACACCTCGAGGGATTCCTGGACGACCTCGTGCGGGACCGGCTCCTCGTCGCGGACGCGGCGCGCCGCGGGATCCAGGTCAATGCCCTGGAGCTCGCCCAGATCGAACTCGAGATCAAGAACCAATACGCGAGTTTTGGGGAGGCCCTCGCGCTCGGTTCGATCGAGCCGCAGGGATCCGAATCGGTTCGGGATGCCGTGTCACGCGAAGTCTGGAGCCTTCTCGAGGGCGTGGTGGCGGGGACGCGGGAGCTCCTCCCGCTCGGCGCCCTCTCCGTCCCGCTCCGGAACCACTACACCGCCGAGATCTCGCCCGAGGGCGTGGCGGCGGCGACTGCCCGGGTCGGTGAGATGCGCAGCGCGCCGCCGGAGGTTGTGGTGCCGGACATCGTGCCTCCGCCGGCTCAGTCCAGCCCCGGGACGGAGGCCCCGCCGGCCGAAACGACGCCGGGAGCCGGGACACCCCCCGCCGAGCCGGCACCGGGTGCCGGGGGCGATGCGCCGGGCGGCCAGGATTGA
- a CDS encoding peptidylprolyl isomerase — protein sequence MRFALSFLTALLVGVSVASAQEPATGVSPGPDELFVDRVVAVVGDSAIFYYDLLEELYTLQAQGVVLPEDADERLALEREVLDALVVRTLILRAAQQDTLATVSEDRIEAEFQLAWEQEVQSFGGEAQLQSALATTGRTVAQHRDARRREIQEGLLQQRYVQLRRQEIRVPPVEEAEIRAYIEEEADRIGTRPATVELRQVVLLPEPSDSARAAAREEAERILALVRGGEEFTDLARRFSDDAGTAQRGGEIGWVRQGERIPELEEAMFRMQRGGVSDVVETIFGAHLLRVERVRGPERLVYHILVAADLTEEDLSRARMRAGEIRDSVAAGASILDFEGRGDEVGIPNQIALALDQLSTLPAPYALPLRSSSAGDVVGPLEFTWQGQPVVVVAEVTAVREAGAFTFEELRGQVRDIISQQRFQERLVERLMAETHVETRW from the coding sequence ATGCGATTCGCACTCTCGTTTCTGACAGCGCTCCTTGTGGGTGTGTCCGTCGCGTCGGCGCAGGAGCCGGCCACAGGGGTGTCCCCGGGTCCCGACGAGTTGTTCGTGGACCGGGTCGTTGCCGTGGTGGGCGACTCGGCCATCTTCTATTACGACCTCCTCGAGGAGCTGTACACGCTGCAGGCCCAGGGCGTCGTCCTCCCCGAGGACGCGGACGAGCGGCTTGCACTCGAACGCGAAGTCCTGGACGCCCTCGTCGTTCGAACCCTGATCCTGCGCGCCGCCCAGCAGGACACACTCGCCACCGTGTCGGAGGACCGCATCGAGGCGGAATTCCAGCTCGCCTGGGAGCAGGAGGTGCAGAGCTTCGGAGGAGAGGCTCAGCTGCAATCGGCGCTTGCCACCACGGGGCGAACCGTCGCGCAGCATCGCGACGCGAGACGACGCGAGATCCAGGAAGGGCTCCTTCAGCAGCGCTACGTCCAGCTGCGCCGTCAGGAGATTCGCGTTCCCCCGGTGGAAGAAGCGGAGATCCGTGCCTACATCGAAGAGGAGGCGGACCGAATCGGGACGCGTCCCGCGACGGTCGAGCTTCGGCAGGTCGTCCTCCTGCCGGAACCGTCGGACTCGGCGCGCGCCGCTGCCCGCGAAGAGGCGGAGCGGATTCTCGCGCTCGTGCGCGGCGGCGAGGAGTTCACGGATCTCGCGCGGCGGTTCTCGGACGATGCCGGCACCGCACAGCGGGGCGGTGAGATCGGCTGGGTGCGCCAGGGGGAACGAATCCCCGAGCTCGAAGAGGCGATGTTCCGGATGCAGCGGGGAGGGGTCAGCGACGTCGTCGAGACGATATTCGGCGCCCACCTCCTTCGCGTGGAACGCGTCCGGGGGCCGGAGCGCCTCGTTTACCACATCCTCGTGGCGGCGGACCTCACCGAAGAAGACCTGTCCCGGGCCCGGATGCGCGCCGGTGAGATCCGAGATTCAGTGGCCGCCGGCGCTTCGATCCTCGACTTCGAGGGACGGGGAGACGAGGTCGGGATTCCGAACCAGATCGCGTTGGCCCTCGATCAACTTTCCACCCTTCCCGCCCCCTACGCCCTCCCACTCCGCAGCTCCAGCGCCGGCGACGTGGTCGGCCCGCTCGAATTCACCTGGCAGGGTCAACCGGTCGTCGTCGTGGCGGAGGTGACCGCGGTGCGCGAGGCCGGTGCCTTCACTTTCGAAGAGCTCCGGGGCCAGGTGCGAGACATCATCTCCCAACAACGCTTTCAGGAGCGGCTCGTCGAGCGGCTCATGGCCGAGACGCACGTAGAAACCCGCTGGTGA
- the mfd gene encoding transcription-repair coupling factor: MTRRTHAVLDALESLPLVRVLNAKLPRGGERVTIGGNAGSAGSALAAALHESNPGRIFVLVAPDPDHAARIEADLESLLGEGAPHLFPQTETRFYAEEEADPRIDGLRVEAVEALLGGSGRLFVTTPRAIQERMAMPDRVARLRLALAVGEEIGFALLVEELEAMGYRRVPLVEEVGQIAVRGGLLDIFSLGLSDPVRIEFWGDEITSIRLFEVTDQRSTGTLSSVNLLPASFRPAAASAGPSVRRSLLEVLPTDAILVGFEGAHWEEDFGRSWHQASGIKADREAGGEKLRPVDDILLPPQDASEIVRRLPALRVTREGGHPLSLEATPPPAIERKMDRLAAFLDEEASREARTLILCDNEGQADRLEEILFDRGRGLHAVQVGLGALEGGFRIPSSPPLNVLTDHEIFRRSRRVRSGRRFQGAVALESLAQLTPGDYLVHMDHGIGRFRGLEKIEVGGENLEVLVIEYADEEILRVPVYRLDLIERWVGDTDQGEPPAVHRIGGKRWKALKRKTEAAIERMTRELLDLYAERELAEGFAFSVDARWQTEMEAAFLYEDTPDQARATRDVKKDMESLRPMDRLICGDVGFGKTEVAVRAAFKAVQDGKQVAVLAPTTILVEQHARTFGERLADFPVKVASLSRFRSAAEQTEILLAVERGEVDILIGTHRLLSADVRFKELGLLIVDEEQRFGVKHKERLKQLRTAVDVLTLTATPIPRTLQLSLSGVRNLSLIQTPPRDRLAVFTQAIPWSDALLHDILGQELDRGGQVFFLHNRLDTIDTIAERIRRMLPSARIGVAHGQMGASPLDHVMREFVVGELDILVCSSIIENGLDVPNANTLIVDRADRFGLAQLYQIRGRVGRSDRRAYCYLIVPDQMTEDAHQRIQVLERHTELGSGYQVALRDLEIRGAGNLLGADQSGFAHAVGLDTYLRMLEDSVRRLKRGAGGEREFPEPEVSLPGSAYIPDPYVSDSGQKLHLYRRLSKLEDRAEAEGLREEMVDRYGPLPEEVERLLDAHRLRILGRELGIERIFVKEREGRITFRAAANPRMAALEGPFRDRQVQVEVRRMIPLSLTLRQAGTEPLTRTLIRALDALVVDRARAA; encoded by the coding sequence ATGACACGCCGAACCCACGCCGTCCTCGACGCCCTCGAGTCCCTTCCCCTGGTCCGCGTACTAAACGCAAAACTCCCCCGGGGAGGAGAGCGGGTCACGATCGGCGGGAACGCGGGCTCCGCCGGCTCCGCGCTCGCCGCGGCGCTCCACGAATCCAATCCGGGTCGGATCTTCGTGCTCGTGGCGCCGGATCCCGACCACGCGGCGAGGATCGAAGCCGACCTCGAATCGCTTCTCGGAGAGGGCGCACCGCATCTCTTCCCCCAGACCGAGACGCGGTTCTACGCGGAAGAGGAGGCGGACCCAAGGATCGACGGCCTTCGGGTGGAGGCGGTCGAGGCGCTCCTCGGGGGATCGGGACGACTCTTCGTCACGACGCCGCGAGCGATTCAGGAGCGGATGGCGATGCCGGACCGAGTGGCGCGGCTTCGCCTGGCCCTCGCCGTCGGCGAAGAAATCGGCTTCGCCCTCCTCGTCGAGGAGCTGGAGGCCATGGGGTATCGCCGGGTTCCCCTCGTCGAAGAGGTGGGACAGATCGCGGTGCGGGGCGGGCTCCTCGACATCTTTTCGCTCGGGCTCTCCGATCCGGTGCGGATCGAGTTCTGGGGCGACGAGATTACCTCGATTCGCCTCTTCGAGGTGACCGATCAGCGCTCCACCGGGACGCTCTCCTCGGTCAACCTCCTTCCGGCGTCTTTCCGCCCCGCCGCGGCGTCGGCGGGCCCTTCCGTGCGGCGCTCCCTCCTGGAGGTCCTTCCCACCGACGCGATCCTCGTCGGGTTCGAGGGGGCGCATTGGGAGGAGGACTTCGGGCGAAGCTGGCACCAGGCGAGTGGCATCAAGGCGGACCGCGAGGCGGGGGGAGAGAAGCTTCGTCCGGTGGACGACATCCTCCTTCCGCCGCAGGACGCGTCGGAGATCGTCCGCCGCCTTCCCGCGCTCCGCGTGACGCGCGAGGGCGGGCATCCGCTCTCTCTCGAGGCCACGCCGCCCCCGGCGATCGAACGGAAGATGGACCGGCTCGCCGCTTTCCTCGACGAAGAAGCCTCCCGCGAGGCGCGGACGCTCATCCTCTGCGACAACGAAGGTCAGGCCGACCGGCTCGAGGAGATCCTCTTCGACAGGGGACGAGGGCTGCACGCGGTCCAGGTCGGACTCGGAGCACTCGAAGGAGGGTTCCGGATTCCCTCTTCCCCGCCCCTGAACGTCCTCACGGATCACGAGATCTTCCGCCGGAGCCGGCGGGTTCGATCGGGGCGGCGATTTCAGGGGGCGGTCGCTCTCGAGAGCCTCGCCCAGCTCACTCCCGGCGACTACCTCGTGCATATGGATCACGGGATCGGGCGCTTTCGCGGACTCGAAAAGATCGAGGTGGGAGGGGAAAACCTCGAGGTCCTCGTCATCGAATACGCGGACGAGGAGATCCTCCGCGTCCCCGTATACCGCCTGGACCTCATCGAGCGGTGGGTCGGAGACACGGATCAGGGCGAGCCGCCCGCAGTCCACCGGATCGGCGGGAAACGCTGGAAGGCGCTCAAGCGGAAGACCGAAGCCGCGATCGAGCGGATGACGCGGGAGCTCCTGGACCTCTATGCCGAACGCGAGCTCGCCGAAGGGTTCGCTTTTTCTGTAGATGCCCGCTGGCAAACCGAAATGGAGGCCGCGTTCCTATATGAGGACACCCCCGACCAGGCGCGGGCGACGCGCGACGTGAAGAAGGACATGGAGTCTCTCCGCCCGATGGATCGCCTGATCTGTGGTGACGTCGGCTTCGGAAAAACGGAAGTCGCGGTGCGGGCGGCTTTCAAGGCGGTCCAGGACGGCAAGCAGGTCGCGGTCCTCGCACCCACGACGATCCTCGTGGAGCAGCACGCACGGACCTTTGGCGAGCGGCTCGCGGACTTTCCGGTGAAAGTCGCCTCGCTTTCGCGCTTCCGGTCCGCGGCGGAGCAAACCGAGATCCTTCTCGCCGTCGAACGCGGCGAGGTGGACATCTTGATCGGGACGCACCGGCTCCTCTCCGCGGACGTACGCTTCAAGGAGCTGGGCCTCCTGATCGTGGACGAAGAGCAGCGCTTCGGGGTGAAGCACAAGGAGCGGCTCAAACAGCTCCGGACGGCCGTAGACGTCCTCACGCTCACCGCCACGCCGATTCCGCGAACGCTACAGCTGTCACTCTCCGGAGTCCGGAACCTCTCCCTCATCCAGACCCCCCCTCGGGACCGGCTCGCCGTCTTCACCCAGGCGATTCCCTGGAGCGACGCGCTCCTCCATGACATCCTGGGCCAGGAGCTCGACCGGGGCGGCCAGGTCTTTTTCCTCCACAACCGCCTCGACACGATCGACACGATCGCCGAGCGGATCCGGAGGATGCTGCCTTCGGCACGGATCGGGGTCGCACATGGACAGATGGGCGCCTCTCCGCTCGACCATGTGATGCGAGAGTTCGTCGTCGGGGAGCTCGACATTCTGGTCTGCTCCTCGATCATCGAAAATGGTCTCGACGTCCCGAACGCGAACACGCTCATCGTGGACCGGGCCGACCGCTTCGGCCTCGCCCAGCTCTACCAGATTCGCGGGCGCGTCGGGAGGTCCGACCGTCGCGCATACTGTTATCTCATCGTCCCCGATCAGATGACGGAGGATGCCCACCAGCGAATCCAGGTCCTGGAGCGCCACACGGAGCTCGGGAGCGGATACCAGGTGGCGCTCCGCGATCTGGAGATCCGTGGGGCGGGAAACCTGCTCGGGGCGGACCAGTCGGGCTTCGCTCATGCGGTCGGGCTCGACACCTACCTCCGGATGCTAGAGGACTCGGTGCGCCGCCTGAAGAGGGGCGCTGGTGGGGAGCGGGAATTCCCCGAACCGGAGGTTTCCCTCCCCGGTTCGGCGTATATTCCGGACCCGTATGTTTCGGATTCCGGCCAAAAACTGCATCTTTACCGGCGGCTTTCGAAGCTGGAGGACCGAGCGGAGGCGGAGGGGCTGCGGGAGGAGATGGTGGACCGTTACGGTCCGCTCCCGGAGGAAGTCGAGCGCCTTCTCGACGCGCATCGGCTGCGAATCCTCGGGCGGGAACTCGGGATAGAGAGGATCTTCGTGAAGGAGCGGGAGGGTCGCATCACCTTCCGCGCGGCGGCAAATCCGCGGATGGCCGCTCTGGAGGGGCCTTTCCGGGACCGGCAGGTGCAGGTCGAGGTGAGACGGATGATCCCCCTCTCCCTCACCCTGAGACAGGCCGGAACCGAGCCGCTCACCCGGACGCTGATCCGGGCGCTGGACGCACTCGTGGTGGACCGAGCACGGGCCGCCTGA